TCCCCAGGCAGGGAAGTGACAGCCAGGGTCTTGGTCACTCGAAATTAACCACTTGTCTTCTTGGCAGTCGATCTAAGATTGGAAAAGTTGACCATGTCGTCCCAATATCCCGTTCCCCGGGCTGCTATATACCTACATAGGTACTGTACGCCTAGGGTAACAATGTTGTTGAGATGAGTGATGTCTGTCAGAGGTGACAAAGCATAGAATTGTGCTACACAGACGTAGCAGACACCTGCAAAATAGGATCTATAATTGGCATGACAGACACTACATACACTGCATAATTCGATCGAGCTCACGTAGAGACGGGATAGGGCTGTGTGGATTAAATCACCCGATCTTCCTTTGATGTCAGTACTCAGCTATGGAAAATCTCGTATCATCGGGAGCTGGTTACCTTGTTAGTGTACTACATAAATCTCTGCACAACTTTTGCTAGCCCAAAAAGTACCCTCCTATCCCCTAGCTCCAACCACTCAGGTGGCGCAAATCATCAGCCCATTCCCGGAGCTCCCTCGAAACCACCTATGCCCGCACGTCATATGCCAACGACTTACCTTCCTACCCCAAGACAACACCAcccttttcctcttcccctccCACACCCTCATCCCAATTGCCCATCATGCTCCGAACAACATTCACCAAGACGGCTGCGTTCCGTCCCCTCCGAGCCACCTTCACCACTACTGCTCGTGCCATGGCCGAGGGTGATACCGGCGCGCCTCCCAAGACCGGCGGCCAAGGGTGAgttactttttttttcctgcCAGCATTCGCAGCTTCACTCATGTAGAGAGAGCTGTGAAAAAGACTGCAATGTCCCTGCGTGCCAATTGAATTCCCAGGTTCGATGACTGACCGAGGCCTTCTATTGTTTGCAGTGACGCTTTCCAGCGCCGTGAGCGCGCCAACGAAGACTGGGCCATCCGCCAGCgcgagaaggagaagcttttggagctcaagaagaagcttgctgagcagcagcagcacctcCAGCGCCTCTCTGACCACATGTTAGTCTGCCTCCCCTGCATTGTCCGTTGTCCGCGGATGAATGGGCCATGTGCCCCGGACGCGTTATGATACAGTTACTGATCCAACATGATCAACAGTGAGGAGATCACCCGTGACCAGGGTGGTGAGAAGAACTAGATTACCCTCCAGCACGGCCGGCTAGTAACGCCTGCGCTGCGACTGCAGAAGCTTCAGACATCACAATCACGATTTCTtggcagaggaagagattGAAAATTTATGTGGCAGCATCGAATTCATCACCAAAGAACTTGTGTGATTTTGCCACAGTCTAAGCTAGTGTACAAATACCTATTACTCGTCGTACTTTTCGAGTACCAGGAAAAAATATTTCAGCTCTGTATCTCCATTATTTCCTCAACTTAAAACATGTGATGCCCTTAAAATGTCATCGACCCATTGCCGTCCAGAACTCCGTTACATATATTccaaatggccaacaagccaACCATATGCCTGCTCTCTTATCGACGTCCATAGTAAGATCGGTAAAAGCCT
The genomic region above belongs to Pochonia chlamydosporia 170 chromosome 2, whole genome shotgun sequence and contains:
- a CDS encoding ATPase inhibitor, IATP, mitochondria (similar to Metarhizium robertsii ARSEF 23 XP_007821902.2); translation: MLRTTFTKTAAFRPLRATFTTTARAMAEGDTGAPPKTGGQGDAFQRRERANEDWAIRQREKEKLLELKKKLAEQQQHLQRLSDHIEEITRDQGGEKN